One genomic window of Quercus lobata isolate SW786 chromosome 9, ValleyOak3.0 Primary Assembly, whole genome shotgun sequence includes the following:
- the LOC115960180 gene encoding 12-oxophytodienoate reductase 2-like, giving the protein MAAEAATIPLLTPYKLGKFNLSHRVVLAPLTRQRSYGNVPQPHAILYYSQRTSKGGLLIAEATGVSDTAQGYPDTPGIWTKEQVEAWKPIVDAVHAKGGVFFCQIWHVGRVSNQGFQPNGQAPISSSDKPLTPQIRANGIDVADFTPPRRLRIEEIPQIVNDFRLAARNAIEAGFDGVEIHGAHGYLIDQFMKDQVNDRTDQYGGSLENRCRFALEIVEAVSKEIGADRVGIRLSPFANYMESGDSNPEALGLYMAESLNKYGILYCHMVEPRMKTVGEKSECPHSLVPMRKAFKGSFFVAGGYEREDGNKAIAENRADLVVYGRLFLANPDLPKRFKLNAPLNKYNRDTFYISDPVLGYSDYPFLEDIA; this is encoded by the exons ATGGCTGCTGAAGCTGCTACCATTCCTCTTCTTACTCCTTACAAACTGGGCAAGTTCAACCTTTCCCATAG GGTTGTTTTGGCACCATTGACCAGACAGAGATCTTATGGCAATGTTCCTCAGCCACATGCTATCTTATATTATTCTCAGAGAACCTCCAAAGGTGGTCTACTGATAGCTGAAGCCACTGGAGTTTCTGACACTGCTCAAGG GTATCCAGACACACCTGGTATATGGACAAAAGAGCAAGTTGAAGCCTGGAAACCCATTGTAGATGCTGTTCATGCCAAAGGTGGAGTTTTCTTTTGTCAAATTTGGCATGTGGGGAGGGTTTCAAATCAAG GTTTTCAGCCAAATGGTCAAGCCCCAATTTCTTCCTCTGACAAGCCTTTGACCCCTCAAATTCGAGCTAATGGAATTGACGTTGCAGACTTCACTCCTCCAAGGCGGCTAAGGATAGAGGAAATTCCTCAAATTGTCAATGATTTTAGGCTTGCTGCAAGGAATGCTATTGAAGCTG GCTTTGATGGAGTAGAGATCCATGGGGCTCATGGTTACCTAATTGACCAGTTTATGAAAGATCAAGTGAATGATCGAACGGATCAATATGGTGGATCCCTTGAAAATCGTTGCCGGTTTGCTCTGGAAATTGTTGAAGCTGTTTCTAAAGAGATAGGAGCAGACAGGGTTGGAATAAGGCTATCTCCTTTTGCAAACTACATGGAATCCGGAGACTCAAATCCAGAAGCTTTGGGCCTTTACATGGCTGAATCCTTAAACAAATATGGGATTCTTTATTGCCACATGGTTGAGCCAAGAATGAAGACAGTTGGAGAAAAGAGTGAATGTCCCCATAGTCTTGTGCCAATGAGAAAGGCTTTTAAGGGGAGCTTTTTTGTTGCTGGGGGTTATGAGAGGGAAGATGGGAACAAAGCTATTGCTGAAAACCGTGCGGATCTTGTTGTTTATGGTCGTCTGTTTTTAGCTAATCCAGATTTGCCTAAGAGATTTAAGCTCAATGCTCCTCTCAACAAGTACAACAGAGACACATTCTACATCTCTGACCCTGTCCTTGGATACAGTGATTATCCATTCCTTGAAGACATTGCTtag